One Lycium barbarum isolate Lr01 chromosome 5, ASM1917538v2, whole genome shotgun sequence genomic window carries:
- the LOC132641744 gene encoding probable leucine-rich repeat receptor-like protein kinase At1g68400: MSTTLTKLHSTFLSFFFLFPLLLQSSSLNPDTQPLLAFKTSCDKTNSLYNWNSSTNPCSSPTSWVGVSCLNNRVTRLVLENYNLTGSFHNLTLLNELRVLSLKYNNFSGRVSDLSNLKALKLLFLSHNEFNGELTPLTSLYKLYRLDLSYNNFSGEIPVTFNRLTHLLTLRLEENGFSGEISRVSLPDLQEFNISSNKLEGKIPFSLSHFPENAFLNNPVLCGDPLPKCQNPTRPDPAGATASPVSPKTIVSSSPGRVPDSTRPDPKSGARRGRMSSLAIVAIILGDVFVLGVVCVLLYCFFCTRKNGSGWRYGSGQVLAGEKIVYSSSPYPNTTGQTGGGGFERGKMVFFEGAKRFELEDLLRASAEMLGKGGFGTAYKAVLDDGNVVAVKRLKELNVCGKKEFEQQMEVLGRLRHPNLVSLKAYYFARDEKLLVYDFMTNGNLFWLLHGNRGPGRVPLDWTTRLKIAAGAARGLAFIHNSCKSLKLTHGNIKSTNILIDKSGNARVSDFGLAIFAMPSSVPKTNGYRAPEVALDGRKITQKSDVYSFGVLLLELLTGKCPSVIDNGGGPGTGDYGGAVDLPRWVQSVVREEWTAEVFDLELMRYKDIEEEMVGLLQIAMACTSTSPDQRPKINYVVKMIEELRGIEVSPSHDTADSVSDSPAVSEDTTCGASQ, encoded by the exons ATGTCTACCACACTAACCAAACTCCACTCCACATTCCTCtcattcttcttcctcttccCTCTTCTTCTACAATCATCTTCTCTAAATCCAGACACACAACCATTACTAGCATTCAAAACATCATGCGACAAAACAAACTCACTCTACAACTGGAACTCTTCAACTAACCCATGTAGCAGTCCCACTTCATGGGTCGGTGTTTCTTGTCTTAACAACCGGGTCACCCGACTAGTCCTCGAAAACTATAACTTAACTGGATCATTTCATAACCTCACATTACTCAATGAgttacgtgtattaagcttaaAATACAACAATTTTTCGGGTCGGGTATCTGATTTATCTAACCTTAAAGCACTTAAACTCTTGTTTCTTTCACATAATGAGTTTAACGGTGAGTTAACGCCGTTAACTTCGTTATATAAGCTTTACAGGCTTGATTTGTCGTATAATAATTTTTCCGGCGAGATTCCGGTAACGTTCAACCGTTTGACCCATTTGTTAACTCTAAGATTAGAAGAAAATGGATTTTCCGGTGAGATTTCTAGGGTTAGTTTGCCTGATTTGCAAGAGTTTAACATTTCAAGCAATAAACTTGAAGGTAAAATACCCTTTTCGCTTTCCCATTTCCCTGAAAATGCGTTTTTAAACAACCCGGTTCTTTGTGGTGACCCGCTACCCAAATGTCAAAACCCGACCCGCCCCGACCCGGCCGGAGCAACGGCGTCTCCGGTGAGTCCGAAAACCATAGTATCTTCTTCTCCGGGTCGGGTTCCTGAttcgacccgacccgacccgaagAGCGGGGCCCGGCGTGGTAGGATGAGCTCGTTGGCGATAGTTGCTATTATATTGGGTGATGTGTTTGTTTTGGGGGTGGTGTGTGTGTTACTGTACTGTTTTTTCTGTACTAGGAAAAACGGGTCGGGTTGGAGGTATGGGTCGGGTCAGGTTCTTGCAGGGGAGAAGATTGTGTACTCGTCGAGCCCGTATCCGAATACTACGGGCCAAACGGGTGGCGGCGGGTTTGAGAGAGGGAAGATGGTGTTTTTCGAAGGGGCGAAGAGGTTTGAACTTGAGGATTTGTTGAGAGCATCAGCTGAGATGTTGGGAAAAGGTGGATTTGGGACTGCTTATAAAGCTGTATTGGATGATGGAAATGTTGTCGCGGTGAAGAGATTGAAAGAATTGAATGTTTGTGGGAAAAAGGAATTTGAACAACAAATGGAAGTTTTGGGAAGACTTAGACACCCAAATTTGGTTAGTTTGAAGGCTTATTACTTTGCTAGAGATGAGAAGTTGTTGGTGTATGATTTCATGACTAATGGCAACTTGTTTTGGCTTCTCCATG GAAACAGAGGACCTGGAAGAGTTCCTTTAGACTGGACAACTAGGTTAAAGATTGCAGCTGGAGCGGCTCGAGGACTAGCCTTCATCCACAACTCATGCAAGTCCCTTAAACTCACTCATGGCAACATCAAATCAACTAACATCCTCATCGACAAGAGTGGGAACGCACGTGTCTCCGACTTTGGCCTGGCCATCTTCGCCATGCCATCTTCCGTCCCAAAAACCAACGGCTACCGAGCCCCCGAAGTAGCATTGGATGGTCGGAAAATAACTCAAAAATCCGACGTCTACTCGTTCGGGGTCCTATTGCTCGAGCTGCTAACCGGAAAATGCCCCTCAGTCATAGACAATGGTGGTGGGCCCGGGACCGGCGACTATGGTGGAGCCGTGGACTTGCCAAGGTGGGTGCAATCCGTGGTGAGGGAAGAGTGGACTGCGGAGGTGTTCGATTTGGAGTTGATGAGGTATAAGGACATTGAGGAAGAAATGGTGGGGTTATTGCAGATAGCAATGGCATGTACTTCAACATCACCAGATCAAAGGCCTAAAATAAATTATGTTGTGAAAATGATTGAAGAGTTGAGAGGGATTGAGGTTTCACCTTCTCATGACACTGCTGATTCTGTTTCTGACTCTCCTGCTGTCTCTGAAGATACAACATGTGGTGCAAGTCAGTGA